Part of the Rhodothermales bacterium genome is shown below.
CACTGGGAGCCTCTCACCACCGAGCAGCGTGGTCGATTCGTGGAGGTCTTCAGCGACATCGTGAGATCGCAGTCGCTATCAAACCTGGACGTATACCGCGCTCCGGTCACGTACGATGAAATCACGGTCGCCGACGATCGCGCACGCGTCATAACGTCAACCGTCTACAAGGACGTCCCGGCCCGTGTGACTTACGAGATGTTGTACCGGCAGAACGGGTGGTTTATCGCCGACATCATCCTGGATGACGTTAGCACTACGGGCGGCTACTCCCGTTCATTTCAGTCCGTCATTCGGAAGAAGGGATTTGACGCACTGATGACGAGTCTTGAGAAACGACGAGCTCGCGACAAGACAAGTTGATCCGCGAGCGGCCGAAGCGTGACGGTCACGTCGGCAGCGACGACCTGCCGATTCCTGCAGCTCGCAGCACGCCCAGCGCCGCCAGGTAGACGGCGATGGAGATCAAGGCGACCACCAATCGGCCGGGGAAGAACTGATCCGTGTAGGTCGTGAATTGCGCCGTGGTGACGATAGCGGCAAGTCCCAGCAGACCTGCGAGGTGCGGCGCGAACATCTCCTTGATCAGGGCCCGCGCCCTTATCACCCAGCGCATTTCTGCCAGTTCGAGACCACGTGTTAGGACGGCTGCGAGTGCCGACGCTGCGGCGGCGCCAAAAGGGCCGAAAAGCGGAATCCACCACAGATTGAGCAGTACGTTCGCGCTGGCCGTAGTGACACTGTTGAAAAGGTTATACCCCGAGTGACCGGTCATGACCACGATATTTCCTGCCAGTCCGAGGCTGCACTGGAGATAGGGAATCAGCAGTAGCAAGAGCATGAACTGCGTGTCCTCGCCGGAGAAGTCGGGATGCACGACGCGCAGGAGGTCGCCTCGGAGGATCACGACGGCAAGCACGATGGGGATTGCCCACGTGGCGATCCAGCGCGAGGTAACGGAATAGGCGCGGGACAATTCTTCCATGCGCCGGCCGTGGTACAGCTGAACGATGTGAGGTGCGAACGCCGACGAGAACACAAGTTTTACATGTCGGATCTCGCGTACGATCAGTGCTCCCGCACCATAGAGCCCGATGGTCGAAGCTCCGTAGCCAAGCATCCCGAGCATGACGACATCGATATTCGTAATGAACTGTTCGAGTGTCCTGTTCAGATTCTGCGGCAGCGCAAACCTGAGCATCTCACCGCTGGGACGAAACGATCGGATGGCTTGTCCGGCGGATCTCCAGGAAAGCTCTCGATTGAAGACGAAGACGGCGATGACCGAAATCGAGCACTGAGTGAAAACGTACGCCATGACGATTCCGATCTCGCTTGGCCAGATGTTCCAGAGTGCACCCGCCAGTATCACCAGAAGCGCGGGCCGAGCTACACCGTTTACGGCGGCCTCGTACTTCATGATCTTCAGGCCCTGCGTCGCGCCCAGCACGATGCGGTCAAATGCCATGAGAGGCATCACCAGCACCATCCATCTCAGCATCAGCAACAGTCGATCACCAAACTCTGGAAAGAACCGGGGCACGACGCTGGCGCCAAGCATCGCTGTCAAGGCGATCAGACCGACGGCAAATAACAAACTCCAGGCGAGCGCATTCACCAGCGCCTGGTATAGAGCGGGGTTATCTCGTCCGGGCTGTCCATCAGAGTGGCGTGCTACGAAGAGCAGGGCGCCGTCCCGAAAACCGGCCGTGAGAAAAGCGATGCTCATCTCCACCAGGGAGACCGCGGTGATGTAGACGCCAAAAACCTCGACGCCATACAGCCTGTTGACGAGGATCAGAAAGGCCGGGCCCGCCAGTCTGCCAGCCAGGCCCAGGGCGTTTACCACAGCACCACTGCGAATCTCGGATTGGCGGCTATTCATCATTGATTGATGAATTGATGGAAATAGAGGTGCCGTGGCCTGTGAGGGAGGTCCTGATCCGGCATTCAGGCCCTCATTGCGACCGGTCGGCCGTGCCGGGCAATGTCAAGTGGAACGACCGACACCGCGCGCTCTGTTCCTTCGATATGAAAGACGCCGCGGCACCGGGCACAGCGAACTGTGCACAATCTTGCCGACAACCCCCGCTAAAACCCATTTACCGTCCAATTCATAGCGCGTTTGTCGTGGTTGGCCTATTATTGACAGCTTGCAACTTAAACAGAAGTCAAAGCCAGGAGAAGCCACAGCACATGCCAGCTCAACCGTATAGCCGCCACAGCGGTAAGCTCCTCGTTCTGACCCCGGGCATGGGTGCCGTCGCCACGACATTCATTGCGGGCGTCGAAGCGATCCGACAAGGACACGCACTACCGATTGGCTCCGTCTCACAGATGCAGGCGATCCGCCTCGGATTGCGGTCCGAAAACCGCAGTCCCCTGATACGGGATTTCCTGGATCTCGCCCCTCTGGATGACCTTGAGTTTGGGGGCTGGGATGTGTTTCCTGACGATGCATACGAGGCTGCGGAACGAGCCTCCGTACTTCAGCCGTCGACGCTCGCACCTCTGAAGGACTTCCTCCACACGATCAAGCCGATGACGGCTGCCTTCGACCGCCAGTACGTCAAACGGCTCGACGGCCCGAACGTAAAGAAGGCTGCGAACAAGAAGGAACTCGCGGAGAGTCTCCGGGAAGACATCCGTACGCGCATGGCTGAGACGGGCGCGTCACGAGCCGTGATGGTGTGGTGTGGTTCCACCGAGGTGTACCTGCAGCCGTCGGCGTGTCACATGGACATCGATTCGTTCGAGAAGGGAATGCTGGACAACGACCCCGCCATTTCCCCGTCGCAGCTCTACGCGTATGCCGCGATCATGGAGGGGGTCCCCTACGCAAACGGAGCCCCGAACCTCTCAGCCGATTCACCCGCGCTCGAGCAGCTGGCTCTAAGAGAGGGTGTGCCCATTGCCGGGAAAGACTTCAAGACCGGCCAGACCCTGATGAAGACGATTCTCGCGCCAGGAATGAAGGCACGAATGCTCGGGATTCGCGGCTGGTACTCAACAAATATTCTCGGCAATCGTGACGGTGAAATACTGGACGACGCCGACAGCTTCAAGGCAAAGGAGGTCACGAAGACCGGCGTTCTTGATACGATTCTTCAGCCGGACGTATATCCGGATCTGTACAAGGATCTCTGCCACGTCGTGAAGATCAACTATTACCCCCCGCGAGGTGACGAGAAGGAGGGCTGGGACAACATTGATATTGTGGGATGGCTGGGCTATACGATGCAGATCAAGGTCAATTTCCTGTGCCGCGATTCGATTCTCGCTGCACCGATCGTCCTGGATCTGGCGCTCTTTCTGGATCTCGCAGGTCGTGCGGGTCGCAAAGGCATTCAGGAATGGCTCTCCTTCTATTTCAAGGGGCCCCACGTGCAATCGGGCCACGTACAGGAACATGATCTGTTCATTCAACACTTCCGCCTGAAGAACACTCTGCGTGTACTTGGAGGTGAAGAGCCGGTAACACATCTTTCCGAGAACTACACCTCGGCAGAGAACCTGGAAATGATATGACAGGCTCCGAGCATACTCGAACGGGCGTCATTCTGGCCGCAGGATTCGGCTCCAGGCTTGCCCTCGGTCGTGAAGATGCACTCCTGAAGCCCCTGACACCGGTCGGGGGTATTCCACTGATCGAGCGAACGTTGAACAGCCTGCAGCTTGCCGGCTGTTCACGCGCCGTCATCGTCCTGGGTTATCAAGCCGACAACCTCGAGGCAGAGATTCGGCAGACGTACACCGGGCCACTGACGTTGGAGTTCGTCAATAACCCGCACTTCGACAAGAGCAACGGCCTGTCCGTCATCGCGGCGAAACGCGCTATCGGTGATGAGGAGTTTGTACTTGTCATGGCAGATCATGTGTTGGGCGATGAGCTGATGGAGACTGCGGGCCAGACGGTTCCGCCGCCCGACGGTGCATCTCTCCTTGTTGACTACAAGCTGGACGTCGTATTCGACATGGACGATGCCACGAAGGTGCTGGCACGAGCCGACCGCGTCGAGGCGATCGGTAAGCACATCCAGGATTTCAACTGCATTGATACCGGCGTTTTCGTGTGCACGACGGGCCTGATTGATGCGCTTGAAGAGGTGTACAACGAAGAGTATGACGCCTCCCTATCGGACGGAGTGCAGTT
Proteins encoded:
- a CDS encoding ABC transporter substrate-binding protein is translated as MVTAAVLPGSATAQKSPAEIRKMLQARDLEIKTILGDRDTFSAGQKETLKSVVNGIIDFETMGREALGPHWEPLTTEQRGRFVEVFSDIVRSQSLSNLDVYRAPVTYDEITVADDRARVITSTVYKDVPARVTYEMLYRQNGWFIADIILDDVSTTGGYSRSFQSVIRKKGFDALMTSLEKRRARDKTS
- a CDS encoding inositol-3-phosphate synthase, encoding MPAQPYSRHSGKLLVLTPGMGAVATTFIAGVEAIRQGHALPIGSVSQMQAIRLGLRSENRSPLIRDFLDLAPLDDLEFGGWDVFPDDAYEAAERASVLQPSTLAPLKDFLHTIKPMTAAFDRQYVKRLDGPNVKKAANKKELAESLREDIRTRMAETGASRAVMVWCGSTEVYLQPSACHMDIDSFEKGMLDNDPAISPSQLYAYAAIMEGVPYANGAPNLSADSPALEQLALREGVPIAGKDFKTGQTLMKTILAPGMKARMLGIRGWYSTNILGNRDGEILDDADSFKAKEVTKTGVLDTILQPDVYPDLYKDLCHVVKINYYPPRGDEKEGWDNIDIVGWLGYTMQIKVNFLCRDSILAAPIVLDLALFLDLAGRAGRKGIQEWLSFYFKGPHVQSGHVQEHDLFIQHFRLKNTLRVLGGEEPVTHLSENYTSAENLEMI
- a CDS encoding NTP transferase domain-containing protein — its product is MTGSEHTRTGVILAAGFGSRLALGREDALLKPLTPVGGIPLIERTLNSLQLAGCSRAVIVLGYQADNLEAEIRQTYTGPLTLEFVNNPHFDKSNGLSVIAAKRAIGDEEFVLVMADHVLGDELMETAGQTVPPPDGASLLVDYKLDVVFDMDDATKVLARADRVEAIGKHIQDFNCIDTGVFVCTTGLIDALEEVYNEEYDASLSDGVQLLSEQGRMDAVSIGASFWQDVDTPEMLAHAEEILRSLD